From the Cryptosporidium parvum Iowa II chromosome 2, whole genome shotgun sequence genome, one window contains:
- a CDS encoding 40S ribosomal protein S16 gives MTMESRMVQTFGRKKNAVAVALCREGKGLVHFNGKPLDLIQPEQLKVKAFEPILLLGKQIFSGVDIRIRVSGGGYTSQVFAIRQALAKAIVAYTQKFVDEATKQEIRDILVSYDRSLVIADPRRCEPKKFGGPGARARIQKSYR, from the coding sequence ATGACTATGGAAAGCCGTATGGTTCAGACCTTTGGTCGCAAGAAGAATGCTGTTGCAGTAGCTCTTTGCAGAGAAGGAAAGGGATTAGTTCACTTTAACGGAAAGCCTTTGGATCTTATCCAACCAGAACAACTCAAGGTTAAGGCTTTTGAGCCAATTCTCTTATTAGGAAAGCAAATTTTTTCTGGAGTAGATATTAGGATCAGAGTGTCAGGTGGTGGTTACACATCTCAAGTCTTCGCAATCCGTCAGGCTTTAGCCAAGGCAATTGTTGCTTACACTCAGAAGTTTGTAGATGAAGCAACAAAACAAGAAATCAGAGATATCCTCGTTTCTTATGACCGTTCATTGGTCATTGCTGATCCAAGAAGATGCGAGCCAAAGAAATTCGGAGGTCCAGGTGCCCGTGCTCGTATTCAGAAGTCGTACCGTTAA
- a CDS encoding N-ethylmaleimide-sensitive factor (NSF1)-like AAA ATpase involved in vesicular transport: MTVSLVSCNLPAQELAFTNFAYVSSSTYTALKNLSNTQSGTGQPRILVKNLVLNIEVDERVAHGELALNRLHRQFARIESRERIEVELAVGFGTTGSEAAKSIAGTLLLEAELFVGSSQQLLLDGERIIPGILQSIRNQVVTQGQKVSYFYKEENLLLLLTVKDILSLDSLLSNGNKKEHSDSKNSHFLVIDSTNMELTGSKTGTVRFQNDHRSAPTLFRHHFSFKDIGIGGLDDEFSVIFRRAFASRVIPPKLLKELGIQHVKGLILHGPPGTGKTLIARQIAKVLKAREPKIVNGPEILNKYVGQSEENIRNLFKEAEDEYRQKGDFSALHIIILDELDAICKSRGAGSSGSTGVGDSVVNQLLSKIDGVNSINNILLIGMTNRLDLLDEALLRPGRFEVQIEIGLPDSEGRLEILEIHTKQMRESSRLANDVDLSALAQESANFSGAELEGLVRSATSFAFQRHIDMGDMTKPMDAENIKVCRSDFESALEEVQPAFGTDEDELQSLVPRGIIKLGSESQRNLELLKRLSEQIKTDENLSTLAVLLYGDKGTGKSALAAHIAITGGFPFTKLQSPLQFVGMSESARSQELRKTFSDAYKSDISCIILDDIERLMDFTAIGPRFSNIVLQTIMILIKNRAPKGRKLLILATTSEYEFVHTSGLADIFNLSIRVPSVESQDVPGILDYYQNGLFTPDTLTKISDSLRFPVPIKKLLFALELVQHKFKNSSTISHQDFLNSLHDVVN; encoded by the coding sequence ATGACGGTTTCCTTAGTTTCGTGCAATTTGCCTGCACAAGAGCTGGCATTCACAAACTTTGCATATGTAAGTTCTTCAACATATACAGCTTTAAAGAATCTTTCTAACACGCAAAGTGGAACTGGGCAACCTCGAATTTTAGTTAAAAATCTTGTTTTGAATATTGAAGTAGATGAAAGAGTTGCTCATGGGGAATTAGCATTAAATAGATTGCATCGCCAATTTGCTAGGATTGAATCAAGGGAGAGAATAGAAGTTGAATTAGCTGTGGGATTTGGAACTACTGGTAGTGAAGCTGCAAAGAGCATTGCTGGAACTCTTTTGCTTGAGGCAGAATTATTTGTCGGATCTAGTCAACAGCTTTTATTAGATGGTGAAAGAATAATTCCAGGTATTTTACAAAGCATACGTAATCAAGTAGTTACACAAGGCCAAAAGGTATCATATTTCTATAAGGAAGAGAATTTATTGTTACTATTGACAGTAAAAGATATCTTATCTCTAGATAGCCTATTATCAAATGGCAATAAGAAAGAACACTCTGATTCTAAAAATTCTCATTTTTTAGTAATTGACTCTACAAACATGGAATTAACAGGATCTAAAACAGGAACAGTTAGATTTCAGAATGACCACAGAAGTGCTCCGACCTTATTCAGACATCATTTCAGTTTTAAGGACATTGGTATTGGTGGCCTAGACGATGAATTTTCTGTCATTTTCAGAAGAGCTTTTGCAAGTAGAGTTATTCCACCAAAGCTACTAAAGGAGTTGGGAATACAACATGTTAAGGGCTTGATTTTACATGGGCCTCCAGGTACAGGAAAGACTTTAATAGCCAGACAGATCGCAAAAGTTCTCAAAGCTAGGGAGCCCAAAATTGTGAATGGACctgaaattttaaataagtaTGTTGGACAAAGCGAGGAAAACATTAGAAACTTATTTAAAGAGGCAGAAGATGAGTATCGTCAAAAAGGAGACTTTTCTGCACtacatattattattttagatGAGCTTGATGCCATTTGCAAAAGTAGGGGAGCAGGATCAAGTGGTTCAACAGGAGTTGGTGACAGCGTAGTTAATCAGCTATTAAGCAAAATTGATGGAGTTAATAGCATTAACAACATATTATTGATAGGCATGACAAATAGGTTGGATCTCTTGGATGAAGCCCTTTTAAGACCTGGGCGCTTCGAGGTTCAGATTGAAATAGGACTGCCTGACTCTGAGGGAAGATTGGAGATTCTTGAGATTCATACTAAGCAAATGAGAGAAAGCTCCAGATTGGCAAATGATGTAGATTTAAGTGCTTTGGCACAAGAATCTGCCAACTTCTCAGGTGCTGAGCTGGAAGGACTGGTAAGGTCTGCAACATCCTTTGCATTTCAACGCCATATTGACATGGGAGATATGACTAAGCCAATGGATGCTGAGAACATTAAGGTTTGCAGAAGTGATTTTGAGTCAGCATTAGAGGAGGTGCAACCTGCATTTGGTACTGACGAAGATGAGTTGCAAAGTTTAGTTCCTAGAGGAATAATAAAGTTGGGTAGTGAGTCACAAAGGAACTTAGAGCTATTAAAGAGGCTTTCCGAACAGATCAAAACAGATGAGAATCTTTCTACATTGGCTGTTTTGTTATATGGAGATAAAGGAACGGGAAAGTCCGCCTTGGCTGCTCATATTGCAATTACAGGAGGATTCCCATTTACAAAATTGCAGAGTCCCCTCCAATTTGTGGGTATGAGCGAGTCAGCAAGAAGTCAAGAGCTGAGAAAAACATTTAGTGATGCTTATAAGAGCGATATATCATGTATTATTCTGGATGATATTGAAAGACTGATGGACTTTACTGCTATTGGCCCCagattttcaaatattgtaTTACAGACTATTATGATTTTAATTAAGAACAGAGCACCTAAAGGAAGAAAGCTTCTAATACTTGCAACTACCTCTGAGTACGAATTTGTTCATACTTCTGGTTTGGCTGATATTTTTAACTTGTCGATTAGAGTTCCTTCAGTTGAATCACAGGACGTTCCAGGAATTTTAGACTACTATCAGAATGGATTGTTCACACCTGATACTTTAACGAAAATCTCGGATTCTCTTAGGTTCCCAGTACCTATCaaaaaattactatttgCCCTTGAACTAGTCCAACACAAATTCAAGAACTCTTCAACAATCTCCCACCAAGACTTTTTAAACTCACTTCATGATGTAGTAAACTAG
- a CDS encoding high mobility group (HMG)-box (transcripts identified by EST) produces MSNQINLPGGLPGLSVPQPPGSMPSGVGSSTNSDAIIVDILCEFADFFVDLASNVAARTGKMWKPRILLQQKSKRSIRAPEDPNKPKRPHTAYTLWCEHIRQKVRENDPNRALQMKDLAEMWNSLPEQEKGPWERKAQEFKQKYLAEMAAYRASGPTSVGGGPSPSAQQQMQPFSSTSMTGW; encoded by the coding sequence ATGTCCAATCAAATAAACCTTCCGGGTGGATTACCTGGACTTTCTGTTCCACAGCCACCAGGATCAATGCCATCAGGAGTTGGCTCTTCTACAAATTCTGATGCAATAATTGTTGATATACTTTGTGAATTTGCTGACTTCTTTGTAGATCTGGCAAGTAATGTGGCTGCTCGCACTGGTAAAATGTGGAAACCCAGAATCTTATTGCAACAGAAATCTAAGAGATCTATTAGAGCACCAGAGGATCCAAATAAACCAAAAAGACCACATACTGCTTATACACTATGGTGTGAACATATTCGTCAAAAAGTTAGAGAGAATGACCCTAATCGTGCACTTCAAATGAAAGACTTAGCGGAAATGTGGAATAGTCTTCCTGAACAAGAAAAAGGTCCATGGGAGAGAAAGGCACAAGAATTTAAGCAAAAATATCTTGCTGAAATGGCAGCTTACAGAGCATCTGGTCCTACGTCTGTTGGTGGTGGACCTTCTCCATCTGCTCAACAACAAATGCAACCATTTAGTTCTACTAGTATGACAGGCTGGTAA
- a CDS encoding CpTSP10 protein (extracellular membrane associated protein with a signal peptide, 2x TSP1 domains, kringle domain, followed by 2x TSP1 domains and a transmembrane domain) codes for MIKYKAIGKYLILLCYAFNIFLSLVFCQELTSILNPEGGGGFSCNYTNAEYTCGGYSVTPWSSWGICSGCNGVITRQRSISGSATQGGPSTTERVKCLNNQSCEPCTYTQWSSWSACSDTCESGTKYRTRRVNSNVDCGVSEGELKLIETVSCKNDPCKCDETIRGENGLYYRGCQKYSRSGQKCLNWLSLKFDAFDYLATLENSGIADHSFCRNPISNNTLVPTIWCYVSASPLIPQLCDPVPTDCVVSEWEQWSSCSSTCEEGKITRTRTIIQESLHGGVECPVDLEQVQDCSVDVICPVDCILGSWSHWSSCSVECGKGNSTRSRSILTRPRGTGAVCQEYLQTKSCEGEGCMSFWEKNKYSIIGFAALGVVLIISIIYILIPSNNSV; via the coding sequence ATGATTAAGTATAAAGCTATAGGCAAATATTTGATACTCCTCTGTTATGCTTTTAACATCTTTCTTAGTTTAGTTTTTTGCCAGGAGTTAACATCAATTCTCAATCCTGAAGGTGGGGGTGGGTTTTCATGTAATTATACTAATGCAGAATATACTTGCGGTGGATATTCTGTCACTCCCTGGAGTTCATGGGGAATCTGTTCTGGTTGTAACGGAGTAATCACCAGACAAAGGTCAATTTCTGGAAGCGCTACGCAAGGAGGGCCAAGCACAACCGAACGTGTAAAATGCCTCAATAACCAATCATGCGAACCATGCACTTATACTCAGTGGTCTTCATGGTCTGCATGCTCAGACACATGCGAATCTGGGACCAAATATAGAACTCGCAGAGTTAATTCAAATGTAGATTGTGGTGTTTCTGAAGGTGAACTTAAACTTATAGAAACTGTCAGCTGCAAAAACGACCCATGCAAGTGCGATGAAACAATTAGAGGAGAAAATGGACTGTACTACAGAGGCTGCCAGAAATACTCTAGGTCTGGCCAAAAGTGCTTGAATTGGCTGTCTCTAAAATTCGATgcttttgattatttagCCACTCTTGAAAATTCGGGTATTGCCGACCACTCCTTTTGCAGAAATCCTATTTCTAACAATACTTTAGTTCCAACAATCTGGTGTTACGTAAGCGCATCTCCTCTAATTCCACAACTCTGTGATCCTGTTCCAACTGATTGTGTAGTTTCAGAATGGGAGCAGTGGTCCTCTTGCTCTTCTACTTGCGAAGAAGGGAAGATTACCCGTACAAGAACTATTATCCAAGAATCACTTCATGGAGGAGTAGAGTGCCCAGTAGATTTGGAGCAGGTTCAGGATTGCTCAGTTGATGTTATTTGTCCAGTTGATTGCATATTAGGATCCTGGAGTCATTGGTCATCATGTAGTGTAGAATGCGGTAAGGGGAATTCTACTCGGTCCAGAAGTATACTGACTCGTCCAAGGGGTACAGGAGCTGTTTGTCAGGAATATCTACAAACAAAGTCGTGCGAAGGAGAAGGCTGTATGAGTTTTTgggaaaagaataaatacTCAATTATTGGTTTTGCAGCGTTGGGAGTCGTCCTAATTATatctattatttatattttaattccaaGTAATAACAGTGTTTAG